The Aricia agestis chromosome 3, ilAriAges1.1, whole genome shotgun sequence genome includes the window TGAAACATTAATGGACGACAGTAAAACGTGGACGATGGTCTTTCGTTTTCCCAAACAATAGTTCCATCGGATTGTTGTAGCCTAACTGGTACTAGACTGGCCATAAAAATACTGGAGTCTTTGGAGTCTTCAAATTCTTTGTTTACTTTTTGCTTGTACACACTTTGACCAGAAGCTCCGTCAAAACCCCATTTACTTACAAGCTCTAAATTTATTGTTGCGTCCAAATCCATGGATATTGCATCCAAAAGTCTTGATACAGTCAAGTTGAGTAAAGCTTGCAGTTTAATTGAAGCCCCGTCCTCAGTAATACATAAATCTTTTTTATCTGGATAACAATTCAATTTAGCTTGTTGCAATTTGTAGTACGATGGATATAACTCTGAACCATTTTCACTCGCAGACTCTCTTAAGTTTATATATTGCCACTTTGATAACTTTAGCGAAACTAATAAAGCTAGTGCCTTATCAGGTGAATACGTATCACTCTTAACCTTATCGTTGTTTAAGCATGCCTTGACTTTATTTAAATCTTCTGGATGATTGAGTAAATGGTtcattatttttgaaatatctTCGTTTCCACTATTTTTTAAACTCCTTGTTGATATGGCAGACATTTCTTCCGGAGAAAATgaaagaatattatttatttcatctaaaCGTCTCCGTTTTTGTCGATCACATAAATCTTCAAAAGGTTTCCTCGGAGTAAACGTAGATGTGGAAGCGTCTGAAGTAGAAAGTGCTGGTGGTAGATTCTCAGTATTATCATAAACCTCGAGTTCTATTGGTTCAGTATTGATAACATCAAAATTGATTTCTTGGGGCCAATTTATTGACGATTCTAACCAAtcgccattttttttaataaatttagctAATGTTCGGTTGCATTTTTCCCATCTGGCACATATATTAGAACAAAAACGCGTACAGAACTTTCTAAGCACGGCACTATTCTCTTCAGTCACATTTATTTTCGATTGTAGAAAATCAAATAGTTTTTTACTATCTGACAAACTTTTCAATTGGTCTCTTAATACcataaataaatctatactatTCACAAGACCGTCCATTATaccaaaataaagaaaattaaacacTGTGAAAATACGATGTATGTAGTAGCACGTTTAAACAATAACTAATTTTGAAATATCAATTACGATCCTTTTATAATTTTCCACACCTAACAAAgataattataactattaatgATTGGCTAATGAGGGTATAAGCCCTTATGCAATTACTTAAGCTCTTTATTTTGAATGTTGTTCGATTCATTATCATTAGGTAAGCGATTGTTAGAAAATACacaattcaaattaattacGAATTCGGCAGCCCGGGCTTCCAAAAAAAACCAGAAATTATCTAAGAAATTTATTAAACTAACTTatatttcatttacaataattgttccGCGATCGATCCTAGACCGGAATGGAATGACAATTTTTGATAGAACATGAATAATTACGAAAACGCGGTTATGCTGAAACTGCTGATGTGTTACCTCGAAGGCGATGGCGTTGACCGGGCACGTGCGGCTGCATCAGCATTCTCCTTTAGGGGTCCGTGCGTTATTCCTCCACCCCCAGAGAAGCAACTATTTGAGGACTTTGAGCGAGAAAGTTGCTGGCAGAGATTCTTGATTCTTTACAGGAACTGCGTAGACTGGTTGATCAGCTTGGCTGGTTGGAGTGACACCCTCGTTTAGACCACTGTCCTTTTGTCGACGCAAGCGGCGACGTCGGATGATAAGAATAAGGGAAATTGTAACTATACCAAATACTAACGTGTATAGGGGCAACGTTGTATGGTACAGTGAAGAAGATATTTGATTTAGTTGGACAGGGTTCTGTAGAATTAATTGTTCTTCCAGGTTATGTAGATTCTTCAGGTCGAAAGAATTGAGGGTCATATGGGGAATCGatatttctagttttttttttctaattttaagtaattataagtattgttttactagcataataattattttgcatgaAATATGCCTAGAATAGTTTAAGGAATTTTAAGAAGTCATTAGTTActaattaaatcttttgtaattttcttcgGCTATTTCTGGCAGAGTGGCAACTTTAGGCACACATTTATGGTACATAATACTAGCAATGTagccaaaatatataaaaaaaaaggtttgagcGCGGGATCTATCAGGACTTGACAAAAATTtgggattatatatttttttccatacaagaaatttaaaaatatgtttttttctacttaaataataacccTAAGAAAAAATTGCAAAGAATAACATTTGTTAAGATTAATTAGCTCTAtccattggcacaaaaaaaaatttaaaaacaaaaattggtcCCTATGTCCCCGAAATTGTCGATTCGATCCACTGTGAAACGGCCTGAAAGCGGGACTGTCCCACCGAAATCGGGACGGATGGTCACATTATTTATAACTAGTTATGTTTTCCTCATGACATCTTGTGGTGCTGACCGCAGTCTCGGTTCGGAACCGGTGCAACACGCTGCCCCAATGGCCGTTCTACAGTAAGCTACtttgctataatattaatattatcataaataatcatcaataacattataaattacaattttatcagCTAATTCTATGGATCATCGCAGTGGCATAAGGTTAAATTCTAAAGcgttgatattatttatttgtttctcgtatttataaaaagataaaaccggagtcaataaatttttatgatttaaacGTTATTCGAGGTCTGTTttacagattattattaatgtttattgCACATTTGTCtcgaaagattttttaataatttttgattcATTTAGATACCTACTGTTGGcgcttttttttgtttaaattagttatttttagatactgcaattataataattaaaacatgtttttttgtaAGGTTAAGGATTCCGTTGTTCTGAAAATACTATACTAAATGTGTAAAATACTCGTGTCGCTGTGTTTCTTGGTTTCTTGCCAAACACAGCCAGGGCAAATAGTAGAggagtaataatatacaaaaaaatatgaataatgagAACTATCGAAGAGTAACAagtcaaaaatatattaggttggggaaaaagtttcttcgcattttatataaaaatcaaatggttttttttattcttaaagtttatttacaattgactaaagtattattatacttaggtgccattttgttcgataacttttgccgtcttgttggtagggagtagggacatgatcccattgctataaaaattttggggcttctgatgaaaaaactgcaacaagtggttttggcagtcctcttgtgatgtcaacctgacactgcctaaggaattctgtagcgaccgaaacaggtggaaatctgaagatGCAAGGTCAGGACGGCGGATGCATTGACAcatcccagccaaactcccgtaatttttacTGAGTGGCTAAatatgtgtgaggtctagcgttatcatggtgaaaaaccacacccccttctgttgattaattccggccgctttctcttaacttcttgctttaatctcatcagttgttcgcagtacagttcagaatcgatggtcctgcctggcggtaacagctcataatgaataatgcccttccaatcccaccacacacacatcATCACCTTGTtacgagttaacccgggtttcgccacagtctgtgaagcctgaccggcctttgaccacgttCTTTTTCatacgttcttgtcgtacgtgatccacttttcatcaccagttatcagcttcttcaaaaatggttcggtttcattacgtcgtaataaagaatcaccaatgagtacacggttcattaggtttctttcagtgagctatTGAGGCATCCAagtatcgagcttttttgtgtatacagcttttaaaaaaagctgggtacacaaaaaagcaggaccatcgattttgaactgtactgcgaacaactgattagattaaagcaagaagttgtgcgaaagcggccggaattaataaTGGGGATTGAtggtcttcaattattattaaataaaaataaaaaaaatctttattccaatttttaacattacacaaccacaataaacaaaaaatacaaaagaaaaaaaaagtgtacataagagaatgagaaaaaaaaagaaagcactatcctaaaataaaagtaacaaaaattgcatatttaaacaacataatatttatggcagtgcaatgccaaaaaataaggaaaaggggaccgctcaggttttgacagcgACAGTCGCCGCTGTCCCTGGTCTTCCGCGAACCCCTACCCCCATAAATCGAGTTacggaaaagaaataaaatagtttaaatacaaaaggtcgatattatatataacatacAAGAACcttaaggtatttgttacaaTATTGACATGGTGTAGGGAAATGTTTATGAATAATgttaattatcataaaaatgattattaggTAATTTGCGTCGACTCTACgtaaagttttaaagatttgaTCAAATATGAATTTCAGATTAGCCCTCGTGGGCCTCCTGTGTGCTGCCGTGAGCTGCCAGGAGCCTGACTCCCTCAGGTGGGTGATGCAGCAGGTCGCGAGCGAGACCAAGAACAAGTTCAACGATGACCAGAAATATGGTAaatcagggccggatttatattttttatgagtataggccactttaattttgctgcccatatgtacgaactctgccgccatcccaggacgctgccgccccccctaggacgccataggaagCTACCGCCTATAGGACATGACTAatatgcctatacataaatcatGAGTTGTGGTAAACACTGTCAGATTTTCGACGTATTAATAGCGCTAACGTTATAACGGGCtgctttagggttccgtagtctacaaggaacccttaaaatttcggtctgtccgtccgtctgtacgtctgtccgtctgtctgtccgtctgtccatctgtccatctgtccgtctgtctgtccgcgattTTGCTTAGAGACTATAAATagcaaagctgtaatttggcatgaatacatgtaagtatattaatgatgccgacaaaatggtacataaaatcttaaaaaaaatggtAACTTCCCCTACCTACACATGAGGcgggggatgattttttttctcgcATCATCATGGGGTgttgttggataggtttttttaaaatattataagtatttatacTTAGATcatttttccgatttagggatccatttgtgaacgATTAAGTTTTAAACTGGAAAAAAATCGttaagagtccagtgtccccccccccattctaccagctaaacggttgcttctggaaatgtgaaaaaattcacgggagtaggaactatgctgaatttaaaaggaaagctacggacagacggacagaccgaaactataagggttccttgttgacttcggaaccctaaaaaggaggaggttccaTGTTTGTAGattatcccccttactaataaaaaataaataaataaataaaatgtctttatttcaggcataaTTAATGTACCCATAcagattatataaaatattatgtaaaaataaaataatgttgacaCTGTAAAGGGGTGTCCAGTCATAAAATCACTTCTTGTTCTGGTTCATGTGAACAGAGATCCACCGCACGCACGTACATTAGATTATTGTAGTAGTCGTCAGAGATAGCCGCGAGTATCCTATTGCCAGAGCTGCGCAGTCTCTGCCGAAATGCAGCCACCCGAGATCTAATGATAGCAAAAAAGTCAGGGACTCCCGCCTCCGCACACATACCCGAAGCACTGCAGCTTCGCGGGAGCCGCATAAGAGTTCGGTATGCATCATTATACTGAACTCTTATACGGCTCATCGTCTTTTGTTTAAACGTTATCCACAGCTGGCAGGTGTACATGCTAAGGCAATACGCCTTAAAAAGTGTGGTTTTAACGTCCCTGCTGCAGTTGGCAAAACGTCGAGCGATCATGTTAGCTCTGACGGTAAGAGCCCTGCGCTCTCGCTCAATGTCAGCATCATCCTCCAGCCGGTCAGTCAGCAGGTGATCTAGATACCGGAactaaacgttgtataagctttgaatagttatacagtgttttgttcctgtcacacaagtgacatttttagtTGGATTGaagaaaacaaaacactgtataactattcaaagcttaaacagcgtttattagtaagggggtatatgTCCAACGATTACGCCGCCGTTTATATACtgattttctgtttttttctaATTGACAGATTGCACGACCTCTGAAGGCAAGAACGGGTTCTGCGTGAAGAAGGCGCAGTGCGACACTCCCACACAGAACGTCATAGACCCAACTACGGTCTTCACTTACAGGTATGTTCAGCTTATGGCGGATTATTGATTGATTGTAATTCAGTAGCCCAATTATCAGGGATCATAGGCAATTAGAATTTTGTAACCtagatgatgttgatgatgttTCTGatatagatatcagaaacataatcattattagtaataaaaaacgaTTTAGGCTTGATGCCCAAAAAAGAGTGGGATTTTTCCAAAACAAAAATGGTAGTATAGAATATGATGATCCCAATTTTTTTCCCTTAGGTTTTGTTTCTTTGATAGACGTGACACCTTCACCTCGTGCATACGTATAGCCAGGGTTATCTCCCAACTGTTGGAAACCCTTTATAAATGAGATTTAAGCAGTCGCCATTCGTATGTCCCAGTAACTGAATAGTTAGTACTACGTAAGTTACATTCATTGGTACTTACTTAGTTTGTAACATGTTCGTAATGAAATCTACAGGGGTAAAGAATGCCACTTCCTGGAGGAATGCTGCGAGAAGAGCAAGGTGATCACGAAGACTCCCCCAGGGCCCTACAAGCCGCCAGCGCTCTGCGGCATTAGCAACCCTGGAGCCCTGTCCTTCAGAGAGACAACCGACCAGAACTTCTCTGATTTCGCCGACTTCCCCTGGATGGTCGCCATACTCAAGTGAGTTTTGTCAAAAATACTTTCATAAATTTCGGCAGTTTGCAACGGGCTGCCtctatcgatttttttaaatgaaataagggggcaaacgagcaaacgggtcaaagcaacttccgtcgcccatagacactcgcagcatcagaagtgctgcaagtgcgttgccggccttttaagagggaatagggtaataggggaggatagagaagggaagggtataggggagggtagggaaaggaatagggtaggggactgggcctccggtaaactcactcactcggcgaagcacagtgcaagcgctgtttcacgccggctttctgtgagaacttggtatttctccggtcgagccggcccattcgtgccgaagcatggctctcccacgtataaaatcctCATATCGGGCAGCATACTAAATCCATTCATTGTTTTTCTACTAGCACTGACGACGCAGGCATACTTCACCTGGGTAGGTGAAGTAGATTGTAGCGGACCAAACGATGTCCAATCTTAAATCGCccaatttaattttctaaagtCGGCGCGACATACATGAGTACTAAAATGTCATCGTCATAACTCAGAGAGAATGGCTAATAGCTTATCAGAAATGTGATCGTGTCACGTGTGTTCCTCATTTCCAGAACGGGTAAGACCGATTGGGACAACGAGGACTACATCGGCGGCGGCAGCATCATCAGTCCCTCTGTGGTCATCACCGCAGCCCACAAAATCGACGACTACAACCCCGGACAGGTAACATTACTAATGCCAGTTTTCACCAACCGTCTCCTAACGCTGAGTGATCCCTAGCAGTCTTTTAGCGggccctagacgagcaattttattgcgtaatattattgaacgTCTAGGAGTATTGAACATCgtgcgccttcaatctaattatcAAATAAACTATTCAATAAAGTTGAAGCGTTATATTGCACATTACAATAATTGATCGTCTAAGGGCCGGCTTAGGATCATCTATCTCTCAAAGCAAAcatgtttttgaaaaaaaatgttttacaaaagttcttacgccctggACGTAGGTGATAcgcaaacatattttatgaaatcttGATGCATTTATGTACCCTCGCCGCTAGATGCCTAAGCGTTAGGAGGCAGTCGGTGAAAACAAACAGCCATgtcttgtttttttgtttttatttgagatttttttacttttttatttttaacattatgaCGCACTTGTTTTGGAACCTTCGATAAGTCATAAGTATATCGATACAAGATTGTGCGTCCTATGTTAATTTTTTCTCACATTTACATCTCTTTCATCTAATTTACTGATGTAAATCCTATCTTGTTATTTCAGATAAAATGCAGAGCTGGAGAGTGGGACACGCAAGTCACGAAGGAGGTTCTCCCTCACCAAGACAGACTTGTGAAGAAAATTGTCCTTCATCCCGAATTCTTGAAACGTATGTCTTGCAAGTATTTAGCTTAGctccttttttataatataatatcacattGTAGCTCATACATTAAATTTTGTTTCACCCTCGACCCATATCAAAATCGGTATCGATGGACTCAAAAAATGAGGAGGTTTCTCATTTCGacgattttatatttaaatgcggATAACTTCATCATTTACTAAAAGAAACTTAATCATTGACTAAAAGATTTTGAAGACTCTTCTCTTGGAAAGATTTTCCAAAGGTGGTCCTACGATAAGGAGATACTGTTTAAAGTAGATTTTTGTTGAACATTCTAATAACCATCATGATTTTGCAGTCCATGCGCACAACGACGTGGCGCTGCTGATCCTCAGCGAGCCCTTCACCCTGGCCCCGCACGTGGGCGTCGCCTGCCTGGGCCGCATCATGCCGCCCGCGGGCACCGAGTGCTACAGCATGGGCTGGGGCGccgacataaaaaaaaaaaccagctACTCTGGAATTCTTAAGAAGGTGCTTTtctttttcaacttttttttacttttcctaGAGATATCTCTAGGAGAAGTCAAAACTGTTAACTGCAGTTTGCTTTTAATGAGTTAGGGATTTTATCGCGAAGCACTTTTCTCGTTCTCAACTTTTCGCCTGATTTTCAGCCGTGGTTACGGGTGGTCTGAGCTGAAAGTCTTAGAGATTCCTAGAATCATAAGATTTTCCCCAGACCGGCTTAAAGTTATCGttgattaaattttaagttatctTAAGACTTACATTAACTTAACGAGTATGTCATCAACGCAATCAGTTGCTTTGAGAATATTCATAATTTCGCAGTATTGTGAATATCTGGTACGATACGATAGATTTAGAAGCATCGTGGCATCGCTTCGGTAGCTCTACTGTAGGAATAGACCAATCCCTGGCgccaggggcggatctactataaggctttttgggctgcagcccagggccccgcgaatacagagggcccccaaccgaactgaaaccaatagacgatattgtcaataataaaaattatccagaattaaaaaaaatccgatcataaggttggcgcattgtccaaatgccgtagacgaacatataaggaatgagtgcattcagttaaaatACTACTTACTGCAGTATAAGACTGAGTCTTACACCTCTTGCAGTGAAATTTTTTggataatttatgaaaagaaacttgttgatgttttcccaaactgctataccatcttaaatatttttcaacGATGCCGACCACTAGCTGTGAATCAgagccatagagaaatataatacacggggagCAGAGCGTTCTTTCTCCGTTGTCGTATATACtatatagaaaataaatacaGGACCACAATGTCATCATTAATTATCAGTTCTTTCGATAAATTTCGATTTAACAAAAGACCTACAGTGCGATgaccaaataaaagaatttacAGTTTGTTagttgaacgcgctaatctcagaaactactggtccgatttgaaaaattctttcagtgttagataggccgtttatcgagaaagggtaaaggctatattttatcacgctaagactaataggagcgaagaaatagaggaaaatgtggaaaaaacggggagaaattatttgacagggcttatttgaacgcgctaatctcaagaactactggtccgttcttatctgtgccaaataacagaaaaattcctccagtagttcgtgaaattttttttttgagaatttttcaaatctgaccagtagttcctgagattagcgcgttcaaataagccttttcaaaaggaaaatgttgaaaaaacgggaggaaattatttgaaagggcttattataaaattagttaatttcctcccgtttttttcaacattttcctctatttcttcgctcctattagtcgtagcgtgataaaatatagcccatagcctttttcgataaatggactatctaacactgaaataatttttcaaatcaaaccagtagttcctgagattagcgcgttcaaataagccctttcaaatatatttcctcccgtttttttttccacattttcctctatttcttcgctcctattagtcttagcgatagcgtgataaagtatagcctatagccttcctcgataaatgggctatctaacactgaaagatttttttaaatcggaccattagttccagagattagcgcgttcaaacaaacaaactaaataacaaactcttccgctttataatattattagcatagaatatacctacatcactacagaaaacagtttcttgtcaaaatagcaattagttgagtaattaggtagggcccctaagcagtattagcccagggccccacaaattcaagatccgcccctgccTGGCGCTCTGActaaataattgaagacgtgagtggaacaatcgaacaagtaacatttcgcaacatacggacaataactcattttgccctaattattttaataaaacttgtgatttatctacttcataacagggaagttttttcatgttacttaccctatTCATCCACTCATGACTCACGTCTTGAATAATTATGAATAGCAATGGCtcagtctggcgcaagtggtCCTAGTTGTATCTtaacatgatattataaagTCACAAACACAAGAATGTGTTCTTTTTCGATCAGAATTCATTAACAATACAATACGTATGTTGTTTTCAGATTCTCCTAAAGCTAGTCCGTGACAAGCAGTGCGAGATCAACCTG containing:
- the LOC121725473 gene encoding phenoloxidase-activating factor 2-like, which codes for MAVLQLALVGLLCAAVSCQEPDSLRWVMQQVASETKNKFNDDQKYDCTTSEGKNGFCVKKAQCDTPTQNVIDPTTVFTYRGKECHFLEECCEKSKVITKTPPGPYKPPALCGISNPGALSFRETTDQNFSDFADFPWMVAILKTGKTDWDNEDYIGGGSIISPSVVITAAHKIDDYNPGQIKCRAGEWDTQVTKEVLPHQDRLVKKIVLHPEFLKLHAHNDVALLILSEPFTLAPHVGVACLGRIMPPAGTECYSMGWGADIKKKTSYSGILKKILLKLVRDKQCEINLKNTELGSTYTLHNSLTCAGGEGGVDTCVGDGGSPLVCPLPDPSRKSTRYAVYGMVAYGVGCGEKDVPGVYVNIPQVYQWVKDQMVAERLPNTQFDYCSQQNE